A genomic region of Carassius carassius chromosome 13, fCarCar2.1, whole genome shotgun sequence contains the following coding sequences:
- the LOC132155635 gene encoding extracellular calcium-sensing receptor — protein sequence MSVQVLSLLPLSVLVLLLCAVCRDGMGFSVVEDTLQEKCVNMDTSQNLDSNGFYQDGDVIIGALINVHNLAAIPDLSFTRKAKLAPCLNFEENSVQWAQAIIFAVEEINRSPSLLPGVQLGYHVMDSCSRYPHSLTAAMSMISGGNKTCGTTRPAKVLIGDSSSTQSILLSRTLRPLQIAVISYLASCPCLSDRQKYPNFFRTVPSDAYQARTMAQMAKRFGWTWVGAVVADNDYGRGAVQVFEEEIKGTGICLAFYHTLYREQLAKDVARAAATVQASSARVILVFSWYVDVEVFLLELIRRNVTDRLFLASEIWSTSTYLLANPQLYTIAKGTLGVALRSAPIPGFDAHLRQLHPSHYPDDEFLRTLWENTFGCSFMKSSSKAIQKALPPCSGRESLEVVHSEFTDTSQLTVTYNIYLAVYAAAHALHTLLECTPPNNSDTKIKPKCSSPDNITPAQLLQHIGQVNFTTQLGEEFYFQDGSIPPVYNLVNWQRASDGSLQYVSIGRVDGNQLIINESAISWPGDSGKIPVSLCTSECPPGTRKAIKKGLPVCCFDCLPCTEGEISNTTGSIKCYRCPQEFWSNSFRNECVPRETEFLSFRETMGITLVSVAISGAIITATVAVIFLYHRSTPVVKANNSELSFLLLLSLKLCFLCSLVFVGQPSLWSCRIQQAAFGISFVLCISCILVKTIVVLFAFHSTRPGSSALIRWFGPSQQRGSVLVFTSVQVVICAIWLSVSPPSPHCNFGIQGSKVILECTVGSVVGFACVLGYIGFLAAVCFLLAFFARKLPDNFNEAKLITFSMLIFCAVWIAFVPAYVSSPGKYSIAVEIFAILASSFGLLLCIFIPKCYIILLKPENNTKRFLMGKA from the exons ATGTCTGTACAAGTCCTATCGTTGCTCCCACTTTCTGTGCTGGTGCTTCTACTGTGTGCAGTGTGCAGGGATGGAATGGGGTTTTCTGTGGTAGAAGACACTCTGCAGGAAAAGTGTGTGAACATGGACACTTCACAGAATTTAGACAGTAATGGTTTCTACCAGGATGGTGATGTGATTATCGGTGCTCTCATTAATGTACATAACCTGGCTGCAATCCCTGACCTGAGCTTCACCAGAAAAGCTAAATTGGCGCCATGCTTAAA TTTTGAGGAAAATTCTGTGCAATGGGCTCAGGCGATTATATTTGCAGTTGAGGAAATTAACCGGAGCCCCTCTCTGTTGCCGGGGGTCCAACTGGGTTATCACGTAATGGATAGCTGTTCCCGTTACCCCCACAGTCTGACGGCAGCTATGTCAATGATCAGTGGAGGAAACAAAACTTGCGGCACCACAAGACCTGCCAAAGTCCTCATTGGAGATTCTTCTTCTACACAAAGCATTCTTCTGTCCAGGACCCTGAGACCCCTGCAGATTGCAGTG ATCAGCTACTTGGCCAGCTGCCCGTGTCTTAGTGACAGACAAAAGTACCCTAATTTCTTCCGCACTGTCCCTAGTGATGCCTATCAGGCACGCACCATGGCACAGATGGCTAAGCGCTTCGGCTGGACCTGGGTTGGAGCCGTGGTTGCCGATAATGACTATGGACGCGGGGCTGTGCAGGTGTTTGAAGAGGAAATCAAGGGCACGGGAATCTGCTTAGCATTTTATCACACACTTTACAGGGAGCAGTTAGCAAAGGATGTGGCCCGTGCCGCTGCAACAGTCCAAGCCTCCTCTGCCCGCGTAATCCTGGTGTTTTCTTGGTATGTGGATGTAGAGGTGTTTCTTTTGGAATTAATCCGTAGGAATGTGACAGACAGGCTGTTCCTGGCTAGTGAGATCTGGAGCACTAGCACCTATCTCTTGGCCAATCCCCAGCTCTACACCATTGCTAAAGGAACACTGGGTGTAGCTTTAAGAAGTGCGCCTATACCTGGTTTTGATGCACATCTCCGGCAGCTACATCCTTCCCATTACCCTGATGATGAATTCTTGAGGACCTTGTGGGAAAATACATTTGGCTGTAGCTTTATGAAAAGCTCTTCCAAGGCTATTCAGAAAGCCCTTCCTCCATGCAGTGGCAGAGAGAGTCTGGAGGTGGTTCACAGTGAATTTACCGATACTTCTCAACTGACAGTgacatataatatttatttagctgTATATGCTGCTGCGCATGCACTTCATACTTTACTGGAGTGCACCCCTCCAAATAACtctgatactaaaataaaaccaaagtGTTCCTCTCCAGACAACATCACTCCAGCACAG CTTTTACAGCACATTGGACAAGTTAATTTTACCACTCAGTTAGGAGAGGAGTTTTATTTCCAGGATGGCAGCATTCCACCGGTATATAACCTGGTGAACTGGCAGAGAGCTTCTGATGGTTCACTCCAGTATGTTTCCATCGGACGAGTGGATGGGAACCAGCTCATTATTAATGAGTCGGCTATTTCATGGCCTGGAGACTCTGGGAAG ATACCTGTATCCTTGTGCACTTCTGAGTGTCCGCCTGGGACACGTAAAGCCATTAAGAAGGGTCTGCCAGTGTGCTGTTTTGACTGCCTGCCCTGTACGGAGGGGGAAATCAGTAACACTACAG gCTCAATAAAATGTTATCGTTGTCCCCAAGAGTTCTGGTCTAATAGTTTCAGAAATGAATGTGTGCCCCGCGAGACTGAGTTCCTCTCCTTTAGAGAAACAATGGGCATCACACTGGTAAGTGTTGCCATTTCGGGTGCTATCATTACAGCTACAGTGGCTGTGATTTTCCTGTACCATAGGAGCACTCCGGTAGTTAAAGCCAACAACTCTGAGCTCAGCTTCCTGCTCCTGCTGTCTCTCAAGCTCTGCTTCTTGTGCTCGCTGGTGTTTGTAGGCCAGCCATCGCTCTGGTCATGTAGGATTCAACAGGCTGCATTTGGGATCAGTTTTGTCCTGTGCATCTCCTGTATTCTGGTCAAGACAATTGTGGTTCTATTTGCATTTCACTCCACTAGACCTGGATCCTCAGCTCTTATCAGATGGTTTGGACCGAGCCAACAGAGAGGAAGTGTTCTGGTCTTTACCAGTGTTCAGGTGGTTATCTGTGCCATTTGGCTCTCCGTCAGTCCACCTTCACCTCACTGTAACTTTGGAATCCAAGGGTCAAAGGTCATCCTTGAGTGCACAGTTGGGTCAGTTGTGGGATTCGCCTGTGTACTGGGCTACATTGGCTTTCTGGCTGCTGTCTGCTTCCTGCTGGCCTTCTTTGCACGTAAACTTCCAGATAATTTTAACGAGGCAAAATTAATTACTTTCAGCATGCTGATCTTCTGTGCTGTGTGGATTGCATTTGTGCCAGCATATGTCAGCTCACCAGGGAAGTACAGCATAGCAGTGGAAATTTTTGCCATATTGGCCTCTAGTTTTGGACTCTTGCTTTGTATCTTTATCCcaaaatgttacattattttgCTCAAGCCAGAAAACAACACTAAAAGGTTTCTTATGGGAAAagcataa
- the LOC132155633 gene encoding extracellular calcium-sensing receptor-like, with product MWITLYISLYLSSNCIHAASVLKSDKCQLQEHFRLNGMYQDGDVILGGLFQVHFFTVLPHLSFKTVPDPPYCEKFDMESFQQAQTMAFAIDEINKNPNLLPNITLGYHLYDNCVRLGMAFRAAMSLISGTEKSFSNLNCTGPSPVVGIVGDPSSTPSIAISSVLGLFRVPIVSYYATCSCLSDRKKYPSFFRTIPSDAFQVRAMVQILRHFGWTWVGLIYSDDDYGIYAAQSFHQEMQLFGHCVAFSEILPHDNNPRDIQHLIGMIWTSTARVVVVFSTSSFLLPLMEEVVLQNMTGRQWIASEAWATSPVYHTPRLLPYLGGTLGIAVRRGKIQGLHDFLLHIHPSNEPRNNMLRIFWENMFGCRFETGGTVKDGEQMKNICTGQEDLSTTNTPYTDVSGLRAAYNVYKAVYALAHALHDLMQCEEGKGPFNGNTCADITRLKPWQLVHYLQKVNFTTGFGDHVSFDKNGDALPIYDVLNWQPSSDGSIRIYTVGVVNEGATTGMVLTLDEDAIYWNFEPKKPPRSVCSESCPPGTRRATRKGLPVCCFDCMPCGDGDISNTTDAIECITCPDEFWSSPDNDQCVPKEVEFLSYEEPLGISLTTASLLGTCISGLVMIVFAHHRNTPIVRANNSELSFLLLLSLKMCFLCVLLFIGQPQLWTCQLRHAVFGISFVLCISSILVKTMVVIAVFKSSRPEGKSAMKWFGAVQQRCTVLLLTALQVVICAVWLSTASPTPHKNNQYTRSKIVYECAIGSVGGFSMLLAYIGLLAAVSFLLAFLARNLPDNFNEAKFITFSMLIFCAVWIAFVPAYVSSPGKYAVAVEIFAILASSFGLLVAIFAPKCYIILLHPERNTKNAIMGRETPNK from the exons GACCATGGCTTTTGCAATAGATGAAATCAATAAGAATCCAAACTTACTGCCTAACATCACTCTTGGTTACCATCTTTATGACAACTGTGTGAGACTAGGAATGGCGTTCCGGGCTGCCATGTCCCTAATTAGTGGGACTGAGAAGTCCTTCTCCAACCTCAACTGCACTGGTCCTTCACCAGTAGTTGGTATTGTGGGGGATCCAAGTTCAACTCCTTCTATTGCGATTTCCAGTGTTCTAGGACTATTTAGAGTACCTATA GTTAGTTACTATGCCACCTGCTCCTGTTTAAGTGACAGGAAAAAGTACCCTTCTTTCTTCAGAACAATCCCCAGTGATGCCTTTCAGGTGCGTGCTATGGTTCAGATCTTGAGACATTTCGGATGGACCTGGGTTGGTCTCATCTACAGTGATGATGACTATGGAATCTACGCTGCTCAGTCCTTCCATCAGGAAATGCAGCTGTTTGGACATTGTGTTGCTTTTTCTGAAATCCTGCCCCATGATAACAACCCCAGAGATATTCAGCATTTAATAGGAATGATTTGGACCTCTACAGCTAGAGTAGTGGTTGTTTTTTCCACTTCATCCTTTTTGTTACCTTTGATGGAGGAAGTGGTTTTGCAGAACATGACAGGCAGACAGTGGATTGCGAGTGAAGCTTGGGCCACCTCACCTGTATATCACACTCCACGTTTACTGCCATACCTGGGGGGCACACTTGGCATTGCCGTTAGACGTGGAAAGATCCAGGGGCTTCATGACTTTTTGCTACATATTCATCCAAGCAATGAACCAAGAAATAATATGCTGAGGATCTTCTGGGAGAACATGTTCGGGTGCAGATTTGAAACTGGGGGTACAGTGAAAGATGGAgagcaaatgaaaaatatatgtaCGGGACAGGAGGATCTGAGCACCACAAATACACCATACACTGATGTTTCTGGGTTGAGAGCAGCTTATAATGTCTATAAAGCAGTTTATGCCCTGGCACATGCACTTCATGACCTGATGCAGTGTGAAGAGGGGAAAGGACCATTCAATGGGAACACATGTGCCGACATAACCAGATTGAAACCCTGGCAG CTGGTTCACTACCTACAGAAAGTGAACTTCACCACAGGTTTTGGGGATCATGTGTCATTCGATAAGAATGGAGATGCTCTGCCCATCTATGATGTGCTGAACTGGCAGCCAAGCTCTGATGGATCGATAAGGATCTACACAGTTGGTGTGGTAAATGAAGGAGCAACAACAGGAATGGTGCTAACCCTGGATGAGGATGCAATATACTGGAATTTTGAACCAAAAAAA CCCCCAAGGTCTGTTTGCAGTGAGAGCTGTCCCCCAGGCACCAGACGAGCCACACGCAAGGGCCTTCCTGTCTGCTGTTTTGACTGCATGCCATGCGGAGATGGAGATATTTCAAACACAACAG ATGCTATTGAGTGTATAACATGTCCAGATGAGTTCTGGTCCAGTCCAGATAATGATCAGTGTGTCCCAAAAGAAGTAGAATTTCTGTCCTACGAGGAACCTCTGGGCATCTCCTTGACCACTGCATCTCTGCTTGGCACTTGCATCTCTGGTCTTGTGATGATCGTCTTCGCTCATCACCGTAACACTCCAATAGTACGTGCCAACAATTCAGAACTCAGCTTCCTGCTGCTGTTGTCACTCAAAATGTGTTTCCTGTGTGTGCTGCTGTTCATTGGCCAGCCACAGTTGTGGACGTGTCAATTAAGACATGCTGTGTTTGGCATAAGCTTTGTCCTGTGTATTTCCAGCATCCTGGTCAAGACTATGGTGGTAATAGCTGTGTTCAAGTCATCTCGACCAGAGGGCAAAAGTGCAATGAAATGGTTTGGAGCAGTTCAACAAAGATGCACAGTTCTGCTCCTAACAGCACTTCAGGTTGTGATATGTGCAGTCTGGTTATCAACTGCCTCTCCAACACCACATAAAAACAACCAGTATACTCGCTCTAAAATAGTATATGAATGTGCTATTGGCTCAGTGGGTGGTTTTTCTATGTTGCTGGCATACATTGGCCTGTTAGCAGCAGTAAGTTTCCTGTTAGCTTTCCTGGCAAGAAATCTTCCAGATAATTTTAATGAAGCAAAGTTCATCACTTTTAGCATGTTGATCTTCTGTGCTGTGTGGATTGCATTTGTTCCAGCATATGTGAGTTCTCCAGGGAAATATGCAGTGGCTGTAGAGATATTTGCCATTTTAGCTTCTAGTTTTGGATTATTGGTGGCCATATTTGCCCCAAAATGCTACATCATCCTTTTACATCCAGAGAGAAACACTAAAAATGCCATCATGGGAAGAGAAACACCAAATAAATAG